From the Cyanobium sp. M30B3 genome, the window AGCAGGTCGCCGAGACGGGTGCGTTGAGCCATGGCTGCTTCGGCCTCTCAGGCAGGAAATCGCTCTGGTTACTGTAAGGGTCTCGCCCGCTGCGGCGGGAGCGGCTGTCGAGAGTTGTGATGGAGGCCCCCGGGCCGCTGCCCACGCCGCCGGCATCCACCACCAACCCCAGCCCCACCCGCCTGCCTTCGCCTGATGGATCCCAGCAGCACCGGTTCCCCCGCTCTCTCGGTTGCGCTCACGGTGCTGGCCGTGTTGCTGGGGCTCACCGGCCTCGGCATCTACCTGGCCTTCGGTCCGCCCTCCAAGGGCCTCACCGATCCCTTCGACGACCACGACGACTGAGATCAGGCCGGCCGGATCCGCCAGAACTCCAGCTGCCACGGCGCCAGCCCCAAGGAGGAGCCCGCGGCGGGCCCCATGGGCTGATCCAGGCCGTCCAGCCGGGACAGCAGCTGCCAGGCCGGCCCCAGATGCACCTCCTGCCGGCAGGGGGTGTGATTGGCCAGGGCCAGGGCCGCGGTGCCATCGCCGAGGTGCCGCAGGCCCACCATCTCCACCCCGAGGGGCAGCGGCGGCAGCGTCAGCGGCTCAGCTGGCGGCTGGGGTGGGGCGGCCGGCCGCAGCCACAGCGGCTCGCGGAAGGCCTGGGCCCGGGCCGGCACCCCATCAGCCCGCCAGCCAGCGGCACAGGGCAGCAGGGCCAGGCGCAGCCGCTGCCAGCCGTTGTCGGCGCCGGGATCCGGCCAGGTGGGCGCCCGCAGCAGCGACACCCCCAGGTGCTCGGCCTGAGCGGACACCCCCTGGGGCCCATCCAGCAGCACGGCCAGGCCGCCCTGCGGGCTGCAGGAGGCCAGCCAGCTGATCGCCGCCACCTCCCAGCGGGCCCGCTCCCGGGCGGTGCGGGGCTGGGCGGGCCGCTCCAGCACCCCGCCACTGGTGTCGGCCGCCCAGCGATCCGCCCGCTCGGCCAGCGGCACCTCCAGGCGCAGCAGCTCATGGCGCTGGCGCCAGTGGACGCTCAACACCAGCTCCAGCCAGGGCGTGCCCGCCAGCAGGCGGCCATCCAGCCGCACAGGGCTCTCACCACAGCAGCCGCGCCACACAAAGCGGGCGCAGAGGGGGCCCCGTTCCGACCACTGCGGCTCCCCCTGCCACTGCCAGGGCAGGGGGTGATCGGCGTAGTCGGCGGCCAGATCCCAGGCATCCCAGAACTCCCCGCGATCGCCAAAGCGCCGCCAGGCCAGGGGGGCCCGCAACCGGGGCCGTCCCTGGGAGTCGCGCAGCTGCTCCACCCCCGCGGGCCCCAGCTCCAGCTCCACCAGGCCATTGCCGGCCCGGCAGCCCTCCACCCACACCGCGGCCTGCACCGCGGCAGCGGCTGCCGGGCTGGGCGGGATCCCCGCAACCCGGCGGCGCAGGGGCCGGGCGGCGACGCCGGCGATGGCGGGCAGCTGCACCCAGACGCCCCCGGCCGTGGCGGGCTGGCTGGGCAGGGACACGCCGTCCGTCTGCCACTGGCCTGCCGGCAATCGGACGGTGCGCGGCCGCGGCGGCAGGGGGACCAGCTGGGCGGCCCACCAGCCAGCGACCGGGCCGCCATCCTGCGCCTCACTGCCAAGCCCCAGCCAGGCCTGCAGGGCCCGGTCCCGCTGACGGCAGGCCTGGCGGCGAGCCGCCCGCCACTGGGGCTCGGCCTGCTCGAACACCTCGGGCACGGAGGTGCCCGGCAGGATGTCGTGGAACTGCTGGAAGAGCAGGGGGCGCCAGTCGGGCTGGGGCTGGGGCTGGGGCTGGAGCCCGGGCACCGCCAGCCAGGGCTCCGGCACCTGGGACGGATCGCCCTGCGGGGGAGCCGCCGCCATCGCCGCCAGGGCCACCGCCAGGTCGGCCTCGCGCAGCAGGCGCTCCAGGGTGCGGTTGTGACGCTTCTGGTCGGGGCGGCTGGTGGCGCAGCCGCGGTGCAGCTCCAGGTAGAGCTCGTCGCGCCACACCGGCAGCTGGGACGCCGCCGGCTCCAGCTCCAGCAG encodes:
- the psbN gene encoding photosystem II reaction center protein PsbN codes for the protein MDPSSTGSPALSVALTVLAVLLGLTGLGIYLAFGPPSKGLTDPFDDHDD